GAGGCAGTTTCTACAGGAAGCCTTGCAACGACCGTGGTCAGATATCTCCATCCCGAACTTCCTTTTATCTGTGTAAATGAATCCGAAGGAGTTCTGAAGGTTTCTGCCAGGGGTACCCGCGAGCTAGTCTCAAAAGGACTTGACCTTGCCTTTGCCCTTAGAGAAGCTGCAGGTGCAGTCGGCGGAAACGGAGGCGGGCATAGTGTCGCATCCGGAGCTTCAATTCCTATGGGAAGCACTGAGGAGTTCCTGAGCATTGCAGACAGGATAATAGGAGAACAGCTCAGAAAAAACACCGGTGGGAAGGCAAAGTAATCATATAAGATGAATGAAAATTACGCCTGAAATAAGCAGAAACGAAGCAGTGAAAATGAAGTAGTGAAAACCAAGCAGTAAAAACGAAGTGGTAAATAAGAATAAAGTAACAAAGTGAAAAAAACCGAAAGTGGAAATCAGCATAAAAACGTAGAGGTACATTTATGAAAATCACAGGCATAATTGAGTTTCCTGACCCTGAGTCAAGAAAGTCAGCGTCCAGAATCCTTAAAGCCCTTGCCCCGGACAACCTGAAGAGCATGGAAAGCGAGATAAGCGATGAAAGGGTTGCTGTGCGGTTTCATTCTGAGAAGATAGGCTCTCTTCTTGCAACTGTTGACGATTTTCTCATGAACGTTAAAATAGGAGAAGGTGTCGAACAGACACTGAAGAAAGAAAAATAAAAAGAGATTGCAGGAAGAGAAGAAACCAATAAATTGAGAATAAACGGGAAACATGTACTTGTTCCCCGGTTGTTAAATCTCTTTTTCAATTTG
The genomic region above belongs to Methanosarcina horonobensis HB-1 = JCM 15518 and contains:
- a CDS encoding KEOPS complex subunit Pcc1; protein product: MKITGIIEFPDPESRKSASRILKALAPDNLKSMESEISDERVAVRFHSEKIGSLLATVDDFLMNVKIGEGVEQTLKKEK